One window from the genome of Hippoglossus hippoglossus isolate fHipHip1 chromosome 6, fHipHip1.pri, whole genome shotgun sequence encodes:
- the nap1l4a gene encoding nucleosome assembly protein 1-like 4a isoform X2 yields MDASKGKGEQGMQNPAGQLDRPVSFHFLESMLPKAVKRRVHALKRLQVQCANIEAKFYEEVHELERKYAALYQPLFDKRRDIVTGTVEPTEEECEWHSDREEEEELAEVKEKAAIEDAKKEEAKPEEDPKGIPEFWLTIFKSVDMLSDMLQEHDEPILKHLKDIQVKFSEPGQPMSFTLEFHFESNGYFNNAVLTKVYKMKSEPDAPDPFSFEGPEIIDCEGCQIDWHKGKDVTVKTIKKKQKHKGRGTVRTVTKQVPNDSFFNFFNPVKASPGGEMDEDSEFTLATDFEIGHFFRERIVPRAVLYFTGEALEDDESFEEEELEEGDEEEQDDEGDDDDDDEGDDPKKEQPQPAECKQQ; encoded by the exons ATGGACGCCAGTAAAG GTAAAGGGGAGCAAGGGATGCAAAATCCCGCCGGACAGTTGGACAGACCTGTCAGCTTCCACTTCTTGGAAAG CATGCTTCCCAAAGCAGTGAAGCGGCGAGTGCATGCCTTGAAAAGGCTACAGGTGCAGTGCGCCAACATAGAGGCCAAATTCTACGAGGAAGTCCACGAGCTAGAGAGGAAGTACGCTGCCCTCTACCAACCACTGTTTGACAAG AGACGAGATATTGTCACAGGAACAGTGGAACCCACAGAAGAGGAGTGTGAGTGGcacagtgacagagaggaagaggaagagctaGCT GAAGTAAAGGAAAAAGCTGCCATTGAGGAtgcaaagaaagaggaagccAAGCCAGAGGAAGACCCCAAAGGCATTCCCGAGTTCTGGCTCACCATATTCAAGAGTGTGGACATGCTCAGTGACATGCTACAG GAGCACGATGAGCCCATCCTAAAGCACCTGAAAGATATTCAAGTCAAGTTTTCTGAACCTGGACAGCCGATG AGTTTCACATTAGAGTTCCACTTTGAGTCCAATGGTTACTTCAACAATGCAGTCCTCACTAAAGTCTACAAGATGAAGTCAGAGCCCGATGCACCAGACCCTTTCTCATTTGAGGGCCCAGAGATCATTGACTGTGAAGG CTGTCAGATAGATTGGCATAAGGGCAAGGATGTGACAGTGAAAACTataaagaagaagcagaagcatAAAGGCCGTGGCACCGTTCGCACTGTTACCAAACAGGTCCCCAACGACTCTTTCTTCAACTTCTTTAATCCAGTTAAAG CTTCACCAGGTGGAGAAATG GATGAAGACTCTGAGTTCACTCTAGCCACAGACTTTGAGATCGGTCATTTCTTCCGTGAGAGAATAGTTCCCAGAGCTGTGCTGTATTTCACTGGAGAGGCCCTGGAAGATGACGAGAGC TTTGAAGAGGAGGAGTTggaagagggagatgaagag gAGCAAGACGATGAAGgcgacgatgatgatgatgatgagggagaCGACCCCAAG AAAGAACAGCCCCAGCCGGCCGAATGCAAACAGCAGTAA
- the phlda2 gene encoding pleckstrin homology-like domain family A member 2: MKMSAAEISEVLKEGELEKRSDSLLQFWKRKTCVLTTDSLNIYADTQKRTKGKELKLQAIKKVDCVERTGKFVYFTIVTTDNKEIDFRCPGEENCWNAVITMALIDFQNRKAIQDFKTLQDNESASPGQQERRMARAP, from the coding sequence atgaaaatgtcagcgGCGGAGATCAGCGAGGTCCTCAAGGAGggagagctggagaagaggagcGACAGCCTGCTCCAGTTCTGGAAGAGGAAGACGTGCGTCCTGACCACGGACAGCCTCAACATTTACGCGGACACGCAGAAGCGCACCAAGGGCAAGGAGCTCAAGCTGCAGGCCATCAAGAAGGTGGACTGCGTGGAGCGCACCGGCAAGTTCGTCTATTTCACCATCGTGACCACGGACAATAAGGAGATCGATTTCCGGTGCCCCGGCGAGGAGAACTGCTGGAACGCGGTGATCACGATGGCACTGATCGATTTCCAGAACAGAAAGGCCATCCAGGACTTTAAAACGCTGCAGGACAACGAGAGCGCGTCCCCCGGACAGCAGGAGAGACGCATGGCGAGGGCTCCCTGA
- the nap1l4a gene encoding nucleosome assembly protein 1-like 4a isoform X1, giving the protein MDASKGKGEQGMQNPAGQLDRPVSFHFLESMLPKAVKRRVHALKRLQVQCANIEAKFYEEVHELERKYAALYQPLFDKRRDIVTGTVEPTEEECEWHSDREEEEELAEEVKEKAAIEDAKKEEAKPEEDPKGIPEFWLTIFKSVDMLSDMLQEHDEPILKHLKDIQVKFSEPGQPMSFTLEFHFESNGYFNNAVLTKVYKMKSEPDAPDPFSFEGPEIIDCEGCQIDWHKGKDVTVKTIKKKQKHKGRGTVRTVTKQVPNDSFFNFFNPVKASPGGEMDEDSEFTLATDFEIGHFFRERIVPRAVLYFTGEALEDDESFEEEELEEGDEEEQDDEGDDDDDDEGDDPKKEQPQPAECKQQ; this is encoded by the exons ATGGACGCCAGTAAAG GTAAAGGGGAGCAAGGGATGCAAAATCCCGCCGGACAGTTGGACAGACCTGTCAGCTTCCACTTCTTGGAAAG CATGCTTCCCAAAGCAGTGAAGCGGCGAGTGCATGCCTTGAAAAGGCTACAGGTGCAGTGCGCCAACATAGAGGCCAAATTCTACGAGGAAGTCCACGAGCTAGAGAGGAAGTACGCTGCCCTCTACCAACCACTGTTTGACAAG AGACGAGATATTGTCACAGGAACAGTGGAACCCACAGAAGAGGAGTGTGAGTGGcacagtgacagagaggaagaggaagagctaGCT GAGGAAGTAAAGGAAAAAGCTGCCATTGAGGAtgcaaagaaagaggaagccAAGCCAGAGGAAGACCCCAAAGGCATTCCCGAGTTCTGGCTCACCATATTCAAGAGTGTGGACATGCTCAGTGACATGCTACAG GAGCACGATGAGCCCATCCTAAAGCACCTGAAAGATATTCAAGTCAAGTTTTCTGAACCTGGACAGCCGATG AGTTTCACATTAGAGTTCCACTTTGAGTCCAATGGTTACTTCAACAATGCAGTCCTCACTAAAGTCTACAAGATGAAGTCAGAGCCCGATGCACCAGACCCTTTCTCATTTGAGGGCCCAGAGATCATTGACTGTGAAGG CTGTCAGATAGATTGGCATAAGGGCAAGGATGTGACAGTGAAAACTataaagaagaagcagaagcatAAAGGCCGTGGCACCGTTCGCACTGTTACCAAACAGGTCCCCAACGACTCTTTCTTCAACTTCTTTAATCCAGTTAAAG CTTCACCAGGTGGAGAAATG GATGAAGACTCTGAGTTCACTCTAGCCACAGACTTTGAGATCGGTCATTTCTTCCGTGAGAGAATAGTTCCCAGAGCTGTGCTGTATTTCACTGGAGAGGCCCTGGAAGATGACGAGAGC TTTGAAGAGGAGGAGTTggaagagggagatgaagag gAGCAAGACGATGAAGgcgacgatgatgatgatgatgagggagaCGACCCCAAG AAAGAACAGCCCCAGCCGGCCGAATGCAAACAGCAGTAA
- the nap1l4a gene encoding nucleosome assembly protein 1-like 4a isoform X3 translates to MDASKGKGEQGMQNPAGQLDRPVSFHFLESMLPKAVKRRVHALKRLQVQCANIEAKFYEEVHELERKYAALYQPLFDKRRDIVTGTVEPTEEECEWHSDREEEEELAEEVKEKAAIEDAKKEEAKPEEDPKGIPEFWLTIFKSVDMLSDMLQEHDEPILKHLKDIQVKFSEPGQPMSFTLEFHFESNGYFNNAVLTKVYKMKSEPDAPDPFSFEGPEIIDCEGCQIDWHKGKDVTVKTIKKKQKHKGRGTVRTVTKQVPNDSFFNFFNPVKASPGGEMDEDSEFTLATDFEIGHFFRERIVPRAVLYFTGEALEDDESFEEEELEEGDEEEQDDEGDDDDDDEGDDPKA, encoded by the exons ATGGACGCCAGTAAAG GTAAAGGGGAGCAAGGGATGCAAAATCCCGCCGGACAGTTGGACAGACCTGTCAGCTTCCACTTCTTGGAAAG CATGCTTCCCAAAGCAGTGAAGCGGCGAGTGCATGCCTTGAAAAGGCTACAGGTGCAGTGCGCCAACATAGAGGCCAAATTCTACGAGGAAGTCCACGAGCTAGAGAGGAAGTACGCTGCCCTCTACCAACCACTGTTTGACAAG AGACGAGATATTGTCACAGGAACAGTGGAACCCACAGAAGAGGAGTGTGAGTGGcacagtgacagagaggaagaggaagagctaGCT GAGGAAGTAAAGGAAAAAGCTGCCATTGAGGAtgcaaagaaagaggaagccAAGCCAGAGGAAGACCCCAAAGGCATTCCCGAGTTCTGGCTCACCATATTCAAGAGTGTGGACATGCTCAGTGACATGCTACAG GAGCACGATGAGCCCATCCTAAAGCACCTGAAAGATATTCAAGTCAAGTTTTCTGAACCTGGACAGCCGATG AGTTTCACATTAGAGTTCCACTTTGAGTCCAATGGTTACTTCAACAATGCAGTCCTCACTAAAGTCTACAAGATGAAGTCAGAGCCCGATGCACCAGACCCTTTCTCATTTGAGGGCCCAGAGATCATTGACTGTGAAGG CTGTCAGATAGATTGGCATAAGGGCAAGGATGTGACAGTGAAAACTataaagaagaagcagaagcatAAAGGCCGTGGCACCGTTCGCACTGTTACCAAACAGGTCCCCAACGACTCTTTCTTCAACTTCTTTAATCCAGTTAAAG CTTCACCAGGTGGAGAAATG GATGAAGACTCTGAGTTCACTCTAGCCACAGACTTTGAGATCGGTCATTTCTTCCGTGAGAGAATAGTTCCCAGAGCTGTGCTGTATTTCACTGGAGAGGCCCTGGAAGATGACGAGAGC TTTGAAGAGGAGGAGTTggaagagggagatgaagag gAGCAAGACGATGAAGgcgacgatgatgatgatgatgagggagaCGACCCCAAG GCATAA